ATGTGAACGTTTAACCGGAACAATTGAGAACAAGTCTACATGTGCACCTTGTTCTGCCGCTTTAATTGTTGACATGAGGCCTGCGAGACCGCCACCGACAACAATAATTTTCTTTTCTGCCATAGCATTGTCACTCCCCTGAAATGATTAAAACGTAAAGACTAAAAACACATGTGTCAATTCTTAATCAATCAAGTGTTTTATTTTTGTCTTATTAAAAATCTAAATATGTTCTAATTTGCCAACACTTATACGAATGCTAAAATCGCACTTACACCAATGTAAGATAAAATGACGAATACCACTAATGATATCCAAGTGAATACCTTTTGTGATTTTGGAGATTGTAAAATACCCCAAGTCACAAGGAATGACCATAAACCATTAGCAAAATGGAATACTACTGCGATAATACATACGATGTAGAAAATTAACCAAATTGGATTAGATACGATGTCATGGACCATATCGTAACTTACTTCTTCGCCAAATAACTTTTGAATACGTGTTTGCCACATATGTATCATCACGAATAAGAATGTTAACAAACCTGATAAACGCTGAAATAAAAACATCCAGTTACGCATGTACGAA
The sequence above is a segment of the Staphylococcus hyicus genome. Coding sequences within it:
- a CDS encoding succinate dehydrogenase cytochrome b558 subunit — its product is MEQSKNQFYLRRLHSLLGVIPLGAFLVVHLTVNHQATQGVEAFNKAAGFMESLPFLYALEFIMIYIPILFHALYGFYIAFTANQNIGHYSYMRNWMFLFQRLSGLLTFLFVMIHMWQTRIQKLFGEEVSYDMVHDIVSNPIWLIFYIVCIIAVVFHFANGLWSFLVTWGILQSPKSQKVFTWISLVVFVILSYIGVSAILAFV